A genomic window from Salvia miltiorrhiza cultivar Shanhuang (shh) chromosome 5, IMPLAD_Smil_shh, whole genome shotgun sequence includes:
- the LOC131024553 gene encoding uncharacterized protein LOC131024553: MGCTSSKRIEVAVDAYRPPPSSFAVFDVNAIEEPWLKDGSDADRDDEKPPPVPPPLLDKLNGAIDAAPRTWDEVSKALEDLKPKLAAAALPPPPPNPVEAESPAAAPQAMRKNFSFHTLEELETKVAAKPVSEKKRVEPAAAVVAVARSLKDNIFIQKDREEREKEGRGAGFVRRDPLGDFEAICPPGGEDAVVVYTTSLGGVRRTYEDCNRVRQLMETYQVVFDERDVALDGGFRGELRGLVGEGAAVPRVFVKGRYIGGAEEVVGLNETGRLSRILNWAKVERGAGRLGCRGCGGARFVPCLGCGGSCKILVGGVKERCGECNENGLVHCPICV; encoded by the coding sequence ATGGGGTGCACCTCATCCAAGCGAATCGAGGTCGCCGTCGACGCCTACCGCCCCCCGCCGTCGAGCTTCGCCGTCTTCGACGTCAACGCCATCGAGGAGCCCTGGCTCAAGGACGGCAGCGACGCCGACCGGGACGACGAGAAGCCTCCGCCCGTGCCGCCCCCACTCCTCGACAAGCTCAACGGCGCCATCGACGCCGCCCCCCGCACCTGGGATGAAGTCAGCAAGGCGCTCGAGGATCTCAAGCCCAAACTCGCAGCCGCGgccctgccgccgccgccgccgaatcCAGTTGAGGCAGAATCGCCTGCAGCGGCGCCCCAGGCGATGCGTAAGAACTTCTCCTTCCACACCCTAGAAGAGCTGGAGACGAAAGTTGCAGCCAAACCAGTAAGCGAGAAGAAGCGAGTGGAGCCAGCAGCAGCGGTAGTAGCCGTGGCGAGATCGCTGAAAGACAACATCTTCATACAGAAGGACAGGgaggagagggagaaggaggGGCGGGGGGCGGGGTTCGTGAGGCGGGACCCGCTGGGGGACTTCGAGGCGATCTGCCCGCCGGGAGGGGAGGATGCGGTGGTGGTGTACACGACGTCGCTGGGCGGGGTGCGGCGGACGTACGAGGACTGCAACCGCGTGCGGCAGCTCATGGAGACGTACCAGGTGGTGTTCGACGAGCGGGACGTGGCGCTGGACGGGGGCTTCCGGGGGGAGCTGCGGGGGCTGGTGGGGGAGGGGGCGGCCGTGCCGCGGGTGTTCGTCAAGGGGAGGTATATAGGCGGGGCGGAGGAGGTGGTGGGGCTCAACGAGACGGGGCGGCTCAGCCGGATACTCAACTGGGCCAAGGTGGAGAGGGGGGCCGGGAGGCTGGGCTGCAGGGGCTGTGGGGGGGCGAGGTTTGTGCCGTGTTTGGGGTGTGGGGGCAGTTGCAAGATACTTGTGGGGGGCGTCAAAGAGAGGTGTGGAGAGTGTAATGAGAATGGTTTGGTTCATTGCCCCATTTGTGTTTGA